Within Amycolatopsis sp. FDAARGOS 1241, the genomic segment CCGGCAGGTCGCAGAGCCCGGCGATCGGGTCGTGGCGGGCGAGGCCGTCGAGGAAGTGGGCGCGGAGGGCGGTGAGCGGGGCGGCCGGGTAGGCGCGCACGACCCGCGCGCTCTCCGTCCCGTGGTCGGCGACGCGGTGCAGGACCAGGTCCTCCTTCGCCGGGAAGTAGGCGAAGAGGGTGCGCCGCGAGACTTCGGCGGCTTCGGCGACCTGTGAGATCGAGACCGCGTCGAAGCCGTGCTCGAGGAAGAGGTCGATGGCCGCGTTGGAGATGGCGTCGTGGGTGCGCTGCTTCTTGCGTTCCCGCAGGCCGGGCTGGTCGTCCACGAACCAATCCTACCGCTCTGCTGCACCCAGGGCTAAATTGCACTCAGTATATTTGTGCACCGAGGGAGAGTTCTGGGGACGTGATCGTGGTGGGAGCGGGCCCGACCGGCCTGATGCTGGCGCACGAGCTGGCCCTGGGCGGCGCTGAGGTCTGGTGGTGGAGAAGCTGGCCGAGCGCATCGAGCAGACAAAGGGCGGCACCATCCAGCCGCGCACTGCCGAGCTGTTCGACGCACGCGGGTTGCTCGACGCGATCCTGGAGCACCAGGTCGATCGAGCCGCCGTCGGCGGGCACTTCGCGGGGCTGCCGGTGCCGCTCGACAACAGCCCCTGGCAAACCAGGTATCCGCATCCGATCGGCATTCCACAGTGGAAGGTCGAGGAAATCCTGGAATCCGCCGCCACCGCCCGCGGCGCGCGCGTGTTGCGCGGCCACGACGCCACGGCGATCGAGCCGGACGACACCGGCGTCACCGTGACCACGACCAGACCGACCTCCGGGCCCAGTACGTCGTCGCGTGCGACGGCGCGCACAGCACCGTGCGGAAGCTCCTGGACCTGCCGTTCCCCGGCCGCCCCGGCACGTACCGCGCGGTGCTCGCCGACGTGCGGCTCTCCGCCGTCTCCGACCTCGTGCCCGCGTGGGCCGGGCACCTGAGCACGCTGACCCGGGCCACCGAGCACCACTGGGGCATGGTCGTGCCGATCGGCGGCGACCGGTACCGCTTCACGTTCGGCAAGCTCGGCGAGCACGAAACGCCGATGTCCGCACAAGCCGTGCGGCAGGCGTTCACCGAGCTCTACGGCGAACCCACCACCCTCGCCGAAATCCTCACCATCTCCCGGTTCAGCGACGCCACCCGCCAGCTCGAGAACTACCGCCACGGCCGCGTCTTCTTCGCCGGCGACGCCGCCCACATCCACCCGCCGCTCGGCGGCCAGGGGCTCAACCTCGGCGTGCAGGACGCCCTCAACCTCGGCTGGAAGCTCGCGGCGACGCTCGCGGGCTGGGCACCGGAACGGTTGCTCGACACGTACCAGACCGAACGCCACCCGAAGGCCGCGCGCGTGCTGCACCACACTGCGGCGCAACGGGTTCTGGCAGCGCCACACCCGGATCCGGACGTGCTCGCCCTGCGTGACATCTTCACCGACCTCATGCGCCTGCCCGACACCAACCGCCACCTCGCGGGAATGATGTCCGGTTTGGACGACCCGACCCGGTTGCCCGACCTCGACCTCGTGACCGCCACCGGTCCCACCCGCGTGGCCGAACTCCTCCGCGCCGGCCACGCTGTGCTCCTGGACCTCACCGGCGACGTCCAACTCCCGCCCGGCTGGGCTGACCACGTGGATCTGGTGCGGGCCAAGGCCGACGCGGACTTCGCGGCCGCGCTGATCCGGCCGGACGCGGCTGTCAGCTGGCGCGGCGAGACCCCGCT encodes:
- a CDS encoding TetR/AcrR family transcriptional regulator; its protein translation is MDDQPGLRERKKQRTHDAISNAAIDLFLEHGFDAVSISQVAEAAEVSRRTLFAYFPAKEDLVLHRVADHGTESARVVRAYPAAPLTALRAHFLDGLARHDPIAGLCDLPEVLALYRLITSTPSLVAGMLRFRESAEHALAAELGDLPGVAPLTARLAAAQIASVQWRLSMENHDRVATGVPATTAYPGAVAAAEQAFDLLSHGLAPVLPQA